In Janthinobacterium agaricidamnosum NBRC 102515 = DSM 9628, the DNA window GCGGCTGTGCGGCATCGAGTGTTATGAAGGCCCGTCGTTCGGGACCGACGCCGAAGCGGAGGCGGCCAAGGTGGCGGCGCTGCTGGAGCGGGTGCGCGACATCGCCTGCGATTGCGAGCGCGAAGGCTGGTTCGCCGAAGCGGAGGTGATCATTTCGGGCGGCGGTTCGGCGCTGTTCGACCTGGTCGCGGCCGGCTTGCGGCCGCGCTTGCAGCGGCCGGTCAGGGCGCTGCTGCGCTCCGGCTGTTATGTGGTGTCCGACCACGCTTTTTATCACGACATGAGCGCCGCGATTCGCCATCGCACCGGCTGTCCGGAAGCGTTGCATGCGGCGCTGGAAGTGTGGGCCAGCGTGCAATCGCTGCCGGAACCCGGCCTGGCGATCCTGGCGGTCGGCAAGCGCGATATCTCGTTCGACTTGCACATGCCGCTGCCGCTGTCGTATCTGCCCGGCGGCGCGCTGCGTCCGCGGGCGCTGCCCGACGGCTACTGCATCAGCGCGCTGAACGACCAGCATGCGTATCTGCGCTGGGAAGGCGACGACCGGGCCGGCCTGCAAGTGGGCGGCCTGGTGGCGCTCGGCATCGCCCATCCGTGCACCACGTTCGACAAGTGGCGCTGGATGCCGGTGGTCGACGACGATTACTCGGTGGTCGATGCCGTGACGATATCTTTTTAAGCGTCAGCTATTCTTGGCCTCGGCCGCCGACGGCAACCATCCCGGCAGCTTGTCTTGGTACAGCAGATTGCCCAGCGCCGCCAGTTGTTCTTGCGGCGTATCGGTCAGCAGCACATACGCCAGGCCGCCGCGGCGCCAGCTGACCATGTTCATATTCCGGACCTTCAATGTGTATGGCGCCACGTCCGGGCCTTTTTCGGGAATCACGCACAAGGCGACCGGGTCGCCCTGGCTGGGCAGGTACACCATCTGCACCAGCGGCCGGTAATTGAAACCGAGCCGCTGCACGCGCTTGAATTGCAGGCCGTAGGCGCTCATGTCCGGGATGGCGAGCCGGATATGGTCTTTTTCGTACAGATTGCTGATCACCGCGTGGCTGGCGGCCGGGTCGGCATGCACCATCTGCACCGTATCGCGCACATACAGGCTCTGGTAATTCGCGACCTGGGTCATCCAGCCGATTTTTTCCGGACTGTTCCAATAAGCGCTGCTCGCGGCGTGCAAGCCGACGCCCAGCATCAGCGCCGCGGCCAGTGCGCCCAGCAGCGGCCAGCGGCTGCGGGCATGCGCCGGGCGGGGCGCCGGCGCGGGTTCTTCCGCCGGCGGCGCGGCGGCGCTGATGCGCGCCATGTCCATGATGCGCTCGCGCAGGTGTTGCGGCATCTGCGGCAGCGCCTGCGCGGCGAACGCGGCCTGGTACGGCAGGCGCGACGCCTGCATCGCGGCGACCCGGTTGGCCAGCGCCGCATCGTGGCGCAGCAGCGTGTCGACCGCA includes these proteins:
- a CDS encoding alanine racemase gives rise to the protein MHDPLLDFHYKGFPPAAGALHRSAIGLQGWNVLRGDLPLPLAVLKRSALEHNIAWMQDFCRQRGVDIAPHGKTSMSPQLFQRQLDAGAWGISFASVTQLLTGVAYGVRRCIVANQVYMAQDLRSIAALAASQPEVRVYFLIDSAAQLRLIDDWFATQGAAAPFNVLIEIGVTGGRTGCRTREDALALARQAAASRAVRLCGIECYEGPSFGTDAEAEAAKVAALLERVRDIACDCEREGWFAEAEVIISGGGSALFDLVAAGLRPRLQRPVRALLRSGCYVVSDHAFYHDMSAAIRHRTGCPEALHAALEVWASVQSLPEPGLAILAVGKRDISFDLHMPLPLSYLPGGALRPRALPDGYCISALNDQHAYLRWEGDDRAGLQVGGLVALGIAHPCTTFDKWRWMPVVDDDYSVVDAVTISF
- a CDS encoding anti-sigma factor family protein, which codes for MIVDDNLLLAYANDSLSPGERDAVDTLLRHDAALANRVAAMQASRLPYQAAFAAQALPQMPQHLRERIMDMARISAAAPPAEEPAPAPRPAHARSRWPLLGALAAALMLGVGLHAASSAYWNSPEKIGWMTQVANYQSLYVRDTVQMVHADPAASHAVISNLYEKDHIRLAIPDMSAYGLQFKRVQRLGFNYRPLVQMVYLPSQGDPVALCVIPEKGPDVAPYTLKVRNMNMVSWRRGGLAYVLLTDTPQEQLAALGNLLYQDKLPGWLPSAAEAKNS